The DNA sequence TGATAAAATGGAGACATGCATAAAGAAAAACTTGATTGTGCAGTTGCTCTTTCCTATGTTTTACAATCAAAAGCACCTATAATTACGGCAAAAGGAAAGGGCCTTACAGCAAAAAAAATAAAAGAAACGGCAGAACGCAATGGAGTTAAAATCGTGGAAGACGAAACCTTGGCAAATATTCTTGTCCACCAAGAAATAGGCGCCTGTATTCCGGAATACACTTATAAAGCCGTAGCATCTATTTTTGCCTTTTTGCTGAAAAAATAATTGTAGTGATGTTAAAAAAGGAGATTTAAAATGTTAAAAAAAATTAAAACGGCTGATTTAAAGATTGGAGTGCGTTTTTCGGCTCCCGTATTTTTTGATGACGGGAAAAACATGTTTCTTTTAAGAGGTATGGCATTAAGCGAAAATGAGTTAGATACCTTAAAAAGGTGGAAAGTTCAATACGTTGTTACTGCCGGTGATCCTGTACCTGAGGGCGAAACTCTGGATGATGAAATAGCAGAACTTGATGAAATCGATGAGATTGAAGAGCTTGAAGATCCGGAGGAAATAGAGGAAGTTGAAGAAGACTATCCCATCAACGGTACCAAAATTAAAAGAGCCGAAATTGAAGAAATTTCCGCCGACTGTATTTTAAAACTTACACAAGATGCCCGATCCATGCAGCTCTACACGGAGTACTTGGCGATTATAAAAAATATTGAAAAATTATTTGAAAATTTCAAAGCAAGAAGACCGGTAGATAATATGCCGGTAACCTATCATGCAGAAGAGTTGATGGAACTGGTAAGAAAAAACCCGCCTCTTTGTGTGGGCTTTATATTGGGAACGGAACTTGAAGAAGACAGCCTAGCTCGCTCATCCGTAAATACGGCCATCTTGACCATCATTCTAAGCGAAGCTCTTGAGCTTCCCAAAAATAGAATTAATGAAATAACAATAGCCGCCCTCTTACACGATGTAGGTATGATAAAAATACCTCAAAAAATCCTCAATAAAACAGAAACCCTGACTGATATTGAAAGGCAGGCTATTGCGGCTCACACTGCCTATGGCTACAAGACAGCTATGAGTGAGCTCATGTACACTCGCGAAATTGCCTTGAGTATTATGCAGCATCATGAAAGATGGGACGGCAAGGGGTATCCTAACGGCCTTTCGGGAAAGGATATAGATATCGGTGCAAGAATCATAACAGCTGCAGATGCTTTTGTTGCAATGATAACACCTAAACCCTACAGGGATCTTATGTTGGGTTATCAAGCCATGAAAAATCTTCTGGCCGATAATGCCCGAATTTTCGATCCTGAAATAATAAAAGTTATGATAAGAAGCATAGGTATCTACCCCATAGGCTCCATCGTTTTAATGAATGACGCTTCGCTTGCACGAGTAGTAAAAAGCTCACCTGAAGCACCCATGCGGCCCTTTGTCCGGGTACTAATCGATGCAACAGGCGAAGTCTTAACCGGAGATTCCGAACCGCTCGATTTAAAGAAAAA is a window from the Treponema denticola genome containing:
- a CDS encoding EscU/YscU/HrcU family type III secretion system export apparatus switch protein, with the protein product MHKEKLDCAVALSYVLQSKAPIITAKGKGLTAKKIKETAERNGVKIVEDETLANILVHQEIGACIPEYTYKAVASIFAFLLKK
- a CDS encoding HD-GYP domain-containing protein, which encodes MLKKIKTADLKIGVRFSAPVFFDDGKNMFLLRGMALSENELDTLKRWKVQYVVTAGDPVPEGETLDDEIAELDEIDEIEELEDPEEIEEVEEDYPINGTKIKRAEIEEISADCILKLTQDARSMQLYTEYLAIIKNIEKLFENFKARRPVDNMPVTYHAEELMELVRKNPPLCVGFILGTELEEDSLARSSVNTAILTIILSEALELPKNRINEITIAALLHDVGMIKIPQKILNKTETLTDIERQAIAAHTAYGYKTAMSELMYTREIALSIMQHHERWDGKGYPNGLSGKDIDIGARIITAADAFVAMITPKPYRDLMLGYQAMKNLLADNARIFDPEIIKVMIRSIGIYPIGSIVLMNDASLARVVKSSPEAPMRPFVRVLIDATGEVLTGDSEPLDLKKNKNLFIVRAIDPRAYRNK